GCTACGAGTTCGACCTCATCGGGGAAGATGAGTTTTCCGGCATGCTCGAGCCTGAACTCGCTTCTTCCGGTCACAAAAAGTTCGTTTCCGACCGTGTAGCCTAAGTCGCCTGTCAACAACCACTCGCCCTGTAGTTTGGTGCTGTGGTGGAGTCGGATCTCCTCAGGATCATCGTATGCGGCCATGAGGTTCGGTCCGCGCACGGCGATACGTCCCAACATGCGATCTGGGAGCTCCTCGTTTGACTCGTCGAGGACCCTGATATCGATGTTCGCAAGGGGTTCTCCTACGCAGCAGAATTCCACCCGGTCTTTAAGTGGGGCCCGTGAATCAATTGCCTTTGCCTCTCCCTTGGTTTCCAGTCCCTCGCGAGCCACAACATCGAACCTGAGTGGTGCATCCAAGGGACCAAACGCGATGCCAAGAGTAGCCTCAGCCATACCGTAGACCGGCATAAAGACATTCGGCGCCAAGCCGGTGGATTCGAAGCGACGGTTAAACGCTTCGAGGTGTAATCGCTGAACGGGCTCGCCGCCCACCATGGCAACTCTGAGTGAGGATAGATCGAGATTCTTGATGCTCGAGCTTTGGACTCTTCGTGCGGCGTAGTGAAATGCGAAGCTAGGGGCCACGGCGAGGGTGGCGCGATGGCGTGCAATGGCGTCGAGCCACTCGTCTGGCCGTCTCAGAAAGCGTTCTGGCGAGATCAAAATGAGGTCTAGGCCCCAGTACATGTTGAAGAGGAGACCGCCCACCAACCCCATGGTGTTAAAGAGCGGAAGCCAGGAGATGCCAATATCGTCAGGCTGTACGTCGAGTGCCTTGCCGACTGCCTCTAGATTCGCAAGCACACCGCGGTGCGTGATCATGCAAGAAGCACGTGCAGCTGTGGCGCCAGAAGTGGTTTGCAGCCACGCGAGGTCTGGAAGTGGGCGTGGCTTTGGAGCTGACCCAGCGGGCACGCCTACGAGGAGGCTTGGAACGTCGGACACAAGGCGTAGTGGGCCGAATTGTGGCGGCTTAACGTCATCACCAACAGCGCGCCTAAAGATCGCGGCTGTCGCGCGAGTTCTTTGAGCGTATCGCACAAAGAACTCCGCCTGATCGCTTCGTCCATACGCCTCTGGCAGTGGCGGCGCGATTGGGATTGGGGTGGCGCCTAGTGCGATCGTCCCAAAAAATGCCTCGAGGAAGTCGAAGTTCGTTCCCAGGGCTAGCAAGACTTTATCAGCCTCTTTGATTCCTTTGGATTCAAGCGCGGCTGCAAAACGAAGGGAGCCTTCTGCGATTTGAGCATAGGTTTGAAATTCTTGGGTGCCTTTTGAGTCTGTGACGTAGATTCCGCGTTCCGGGTAGGTGAGCGCGATCGACTTTAGCATGTCGATCAAAGTCTTAAACTGGGCTCGGTCCGTGCCACTTTCGGGGCTATGTCTTACTCCTTGAAGCATACCCACTATCTGGCACGTTCTGGAGATTTTGGGAATCGTTGAGCGCACGCAAAATTGAGCACGTTGCACCTCGGACCGTGATTATGGTACGCGAATCGACGAAAACGGCGGTCTTTTAGCCTCAACCTGAGAAGTCTGCATGGTGAGTTCCAAGAGAGAGATTGTACCTGGTGATTGCGTGCTCGTAACAGGGGCCGCAGGTGGCGTGGGAAGTCATGTGGTCAAGGCCTTGATCGATGCGGGATGTGAAGTCAAAGCAGTGGATCTTCGGCCGATGACTCATGCCGGTTTAGACGAAGAAATCGACGAAGATTCTGTGGAGTGGATCGAGGCCGATTTGACCAAAACGGACCTGAGGGCGCTGGTCAAAGGTTGTGATGCAGTCATTCATGCTGCCGCACTGGTCGGTCTTTCCGAAAAGTACGACGATATGGTCGAAGTGAACGTCGACTTGGTGCACGAGTTGCTTGAGGCTTCGGAGGCCGAGGGCGTTCGTCACTTCATCCATTTCAGTACCGGAGCAATCTACCGCCCAGGGCGCGGATTGCTGGGAGAAGAAGCGGCGATTGAGCCTTCGTCTGATTATGCCGAAACGAAATTGGATGCTGAGGCCGCGTTTACCAGCGATTTGAAGTTGAATTGGACCATCTTGAGGCCGGCTTTGCTCTACGGACCCAGATGCGAGTCCATGAGTGCCGGTCTTTTTACGCTTCCCCCGATTCTTCGCAACTTCATGCCTCTGATGCCGGGATTCACCGGTGGCGCGCGCTCAAACTGGTGTCATGCG
This Microvenator marinus DNA region includes the following protein-coding sequences:
- a CDS encoding AMP-binding protein; amino-acid sequence: MLQGVRHSPESGTDRAQFKTLIDMLKSIALTYPERGIYVTDSKGTQEFQTYAQIAEGSLRFAAALESKGIKEADKVLLALGTNFDFLEAFFGTIALGATPIPIAPPLPEAYGRSDQAEFFVRYAQRTRATAAIFRRAVGDDVKPPQFGPLRLVSDVPSLLVGVPAGSAPKPRPLPDLAWLQTTSGATAARASCMITHRGVLANLEAVGKALDVQPDDIGISWLPLFNTMGLVGGLLFNMYWGLDLILISPERFLRRPDEWLDAIARHRATLAVAPSFAFHYAARRVQSSSIKNLDLSSLRVAMVGGEPVQRLHLEAFNRRFESTGLAPNVFMPVYGMAEATLGIAFGPLDAPLRFDVVAREGLETKGEAKAIDSRAPLKDRVEFCCVGEPLANIDIRVLDESNEELPDRMLGRIAVRGPNLMAAYDDPEEIRLHHSTKLQGEWLLTGDLGYTVGNELFVTGRSEFRLEHAGKLIFPDEVELVASTVDGVRSGAVVAFQASDQEMVVAYELQEGADEAEVSAALKRRLKKHFDFEIETLSVSTRSIPKSPGGKTRRHIALRLYQNGILDRRDRQAEFAGLRKIALRTRHEALKISRQLVDRVGGLFKKA